A region from the Aquimarina sp. ERC-38 genome encodes:
- the hemE gene encoding uroporphyrinogen decarboxylase, translating into MIKNDLFLKALRGETVERPPVWMMRQAGRYLPEFMALKRKYDFFTRCQTPELASEITVQPIDIIEPDAAILFSDILVIPQAMNIEVQMKDGIGPWLPNPIRTPADVDWVIVPQIQDTLGYVMEAIKMTKEKLANRVPLIGFAGSPWTILCYAVQGQGSKNFDKAKGFCFTQPEAAHQLLQKITDTTIAYLKEKVAAGVNAVQVFDSWGGMLSPVDYQEFSWKYIQQIVDALKEHTEVIVFGKGCWFALKEMATSGATALGIDWTCSAQNARYLTGGNITLQGNFDPSRLLSPPAEIKKMVTQMINEFGKDRYIVNLGHGILPNIPVENAKAFVDAVKSYQS; encoded by the coding sequence ATGATCAAAAACGATTTATTTCTTAAAGCACTTAGAGGAGAAACTGTAGAAAGACCACCGGTGTGGATGATGCGTCAGGCAGGTCGATACTTACCTGAATTTATGGCACTAAAGCGTAAATATGATTTTTTTACCAGATGCCAAACCCCTGAGTTAGCCTCAGAGATTACGGTACAGCCTATTGATATTATTGAGCCGGATGCAGCCATTCTGTTTAGTGATATTTTGGTGATTCCGCAGGCTATGAATATTGAAGTGCAGATGAAAGATGGTATTGGCCCATGGTTACCTAATCCGATTAGGACTCCGGCAGATGTAGATTGGGTAATTGTTCCTCAAATTCAAGATACTTTAGGGTATGTTATGGAAGCAATTAAAATGACCAAAGAAAAACTGGCAAACCGGGTGCCTTTAATCGGATTTGCAGGGTCTCCGTGGACTATCCTATGTTATGCAGTCCAGGGTCAGGGATCTAAAAACTTTGATAAAGCTAAAGGTTTTTGCTTTACACAACCTGAAGCAGCACATCAACTGTTACAAAAGATCACGGATACTACTATTGCGTACTTAAAAGAAAAAGTAGCTGCCGGGGTAAACGCGGTTCAAGTATTTGATAGCTGGGGAGGCATGTTATCTCCGGTAGATTACCAGGAATTTTCCTGGAAATATATTCAGCAAATTGTAGATGCCTTAAAAGAGCATACGGAGGTCATCGTATTTGGGAAAGGCTGTTGGTTTGCATTAAAAGAAATGGCGACTTCTGGTGCAACCGCATTAGGCATAGATTGGACTTGCTCCGCACAAAATGCAAGATACTTGACGGGTGGAAATATTACTTTACAAGGCAATTTTGATCCTTCCCGATTATTATCTCCACCCGCAGAGATTAAAAAAATGGTTACACAAATGATTAATGAGTTCGGCAAAGACCGCTATATAGTAAACCTGGGTCATGGGATATTGCCTAATATTCCTGTAGAAAATGCAAAAGCTTTTGTAGATGCGGTAAAAAGCTATCAATCGTAG
- a CDS encoding DUF6973 domain-containing protein, producing the protein MIKKPLYIWPTLQATKQTITICDQLYHKEHHLTGKPNAFRHALWNILISKNVFKINKNIVTSITWAKTITDLHEELAPNDLLDKTMDLHNNKMGREIFRKNRNYTIPEFLEILDKNVKEAKEVSNLQEFKTSNNNLVYLV; encoded by the coding sequence TTGATCAAGAAGCCCTTATATATTTGGCCTACATTACAAGCAACTAAGCAAACCATTACTATTTGTGATCAATTATATCATAAAGAACATCATTTAACAGGTAAACCCAATGCTTTCCGTCATGCGCTATGGAATATTCTGATTAGTAAAAATGTATTTAAAATCAATAAGAACATAGTGACTTCAATTACCTGGGCTAAAACGATTACTGATTTACATGAAGAACTGGCACCTAATGACTTGTTAGATAAAACCATGGATCTACATAATAATAAAATGGGAAGGGAAATTTTTAGAAAGAATAGGAATTATACTATTCCGGAATTTCTGGAGATTTTAGATAAAAATGTAAAAGAAGCTAAAGAAGTATCAAATTTACAGGAATTTAAAACCTCAAATAATAATTTGGTGTACTTAGTTTGA
- the hemF gene encoding oxygen-dependent coproporphyrinogen oxidase: MKEKFYQYIQELQDTITSTLEALDGKAVFKEDIWKREEGGGGRSRIIENGAIFEKGGVNISGVHGALPPAMQSYFKVGDVNFFACGLSLVLHPANPMVPTVHANWRYFEMYDQEENLIDSWFGGGLDLTPYYIFEEDAVHFHSVCKKSCDQFNPSFYPDYKKKCDAYFYNAHRKEGRGVGGLFFDYCKKSDRMSMQNWYDFVTTVADSFLDAYIPIVRKRQYLSFTKEQKNWQEIRRGRYVEFNLVHDKGTLFGLRTNGRIESILMSLPPVVQWKYDYHPKPGSEEAKLVAILQNPREWIV; this comes from the coding sequence ATGAAAGAAAAGTTTTACCAGTATATTCAAGAATTACAAGATACAATTACTTCCACTCTGGAAGCTTTAGATGGTAAGGCAGTATTTAAAGAAGACATTTGGAAACGTGAAGAAGGTGGGGGAGGCCGATCTCGTATTATTGAGAATGGTGCTATTTTTGAAAAAGGGGGAGTTAATATTTCAGGAGTACACGGAGCTTTGCCTCCTGCGATGCAATCTTATTTTAAAGTAGGTGATGTTAACTTTTTTGCTTGCGGATTGTCTTTAGTACTACATCCGGCAAACCCAATGGTTCCTACGGTACATGCAAATTGGCGTTATTTTGAAATGTACGATCAAGAAGAAAACCTGATAGACAGCTGGTTTGGAGGCGGATTAGACTTGACCCCTTATTATATTTTTGAAGAAGATGCCGTTCATTTTCATAGCGTATGTAAAAAATCCTGTGATCAGTTTAATCCTAGCTTTTATCCGGATTACAAGAAAAAGTGCGATGCGTATTTCTATAACGCCCATCGTAAAGAAGGACGTGGGGTAGGAGGCTTATTTTTTGATTATTGTAAAAAGAGTGATCGTATGAGTATGCAAAACTGGTACGACTTTGTTACTACGGTAGCCGACAGTTTTTTAGATGCCTACATACCTATTGTTAGAAAAAGGCAGTACTTATCATTTACTAAAGAACAAAAAAACTGGCAAGAAATCCGAAGAGGGCGTTACGTAGAATTTAACCTGGTACATGACAAAGGAACCCTATTTGGTTTACGAACTAATGGAAGGATCGAAAGTATTCTAATGAGTTTACCCCCAGTAGTACAATGGAAATACGATTACCATCCTAAACCGGGTAGTGAAGAAGCAAAACTGGTTGCTATTTTACAAAACCCGAGGGAATGGATAGTTTAA
- a CDS encoding carboxypeptidase-like regulatory domain-containing protein: MSDAITKKPIPFATVKILENKGVITNEEGRFSFQIDESYKVVDSIYISSIGYESKAIALHVPMDSILYLQPAAIELESAFISNKNLTVDEIIDKVKENLAQNYDRNLTDKKLFVRQSDFDEIDHLKLTKYKSTIDAFSRKLVDSVIGLVPRKSQYYQEALCTYTSDFLRKKLYIEKGVELYNKENQLSMEGVSEKIKKIINENTKPDSYFKLKSGWLPGFKLELDSIRDEDHSDTKDKLQDSVPKASYFVRSQKNALKDVYSELFFVAGTKINVIEKSNRYDFTIKEVSLLDDQVVYVITFEPKRNEDFKGILYISTEDFAVVRIEYENVQRLKNVHLLGIHYQELLYTGLSIFQKNENGKYALKYHEKKEGIRVNVDRPFKIKELNKKVKGRNKQNELSFNLDIGTSNVMKYEVIVFNESEVTENAFESITENLTFKPVYHAQYNPDFWKDDAILEPNQAIRNFTSITSE, encoded by the coding sequence GTGTCTGATGCTATAACCAAAAAGCCAATTCCTTTTGCCACAGTTAAAATTTTAGAAAACAAAGGGGTGATTACAAATGAAGAAGGGCGCTTTAGTTTTCAAATTGATGAGTCTTATAAGGTAGTAGATTCTATTTATATTTCATCCATTGGTTATGAAAGTAAAGCCATTGCCTTACATGTACCGATGGATAGTATTCTGTACCTTCAACCTGCTGCGATCGAATTAGAAAGTGCATTTATCTCTAATAAAAACCTTACAGTTGACGAAATTATCGATAAGGTTAAAGAAAACCTTGCTCAAAACTACGATCGTAATTTAACAGATAAAAAGTTGTTTGTTAGACAATCGGACTTTGATGAAATTGATCATCTCAAGCTTACCAAGTATAAATCTACCATCGATGCTTTTAGCAGGAAATTAGTAGATAGTGTAATAGGTTTAGTTCCTAGAAAATCTCAATACTACCAGGAAGCCTTATGTACTTATACAAGCGATTTTTTAAGAAAAAAACTATATATTGAAAAAGGGGTCGAGTTATACAATAAAGAGAATCAGCTTTCTATGGAAGGGGTTTCAGAAAAAATTAAAAAGATTATTAATGAAAACACAAAGCCTGATTCATATTTTAAATTAAAATCCGGTTGGTTACCCGGTTTTAAGTTAGAACTGGATTCTATCCGGGATGAAGATCATTCGGATACTAAAGATAAACTTCAAGATTCAGTTCCTAAAGCCAGTTATTTTGTAAGAAGCCAGAAAAATGCTTTAAAAGATGTGTACTCCGAACTGTTTTTTGTGGCCGGTACGAAAATTAATGTCATTGAAAAATCCAACCGGTATGATTTTACTATAAAAGAGGTTAGCCTTCTTGACGACCAGGTGGTGTATGTAATTACTTTTGAACCTAAGAGAAATGAGGATTTCAAAGGGATTTTATATATTTCGACTGAGGACTTTGCAGTGGTACGAATTGAATATGAGAATGTACAACGACTTAAAAATGTGCATTTATTGGGAATCCACTATCAGGAGCTTTTATATACGGGACTAAGCATTTTTCAAAAAAATGAAAATGGAAAATACGCTTTAAAATACCATGAGAAAAAAGAAGGAATACGGGTAAATGTAGACCGTCCTTTTAAAATTAAGGAATTAAATAAAAAAGTAAAAGGCAGAAATAAGCAGAACGAGCTTTCTTTTAATTTGGATATTGGCACCTCAAACGTCATGAAATATGAAGTAATTGTATTTAACGAATCTGAGGTTACTGAAAACGCCTTTGAAAGTATCACGGAAAACCTAACTTTTAAACCGGTGTATCATGCGCAGTACAATCCTGATTTCTGGAAAGACGATGCTATCTTAGAACCTAACCAAGCCATTCGGAATTTTACTTCTATTACCAGTGAATAA
- a CDS encoding ABC transporter permease/M1 family aminopeptidase: MKEIFQFELQYRFGRPATWIYCALGFLIAVLISAFDKSGTAEFVNSPNSIARNIGTVSVISLFFYAAIMGVPIYRDQDHKTAQTYFTFPIPEKSYVLGRFLGSFTIVTILNLFVVLGMMIGYAIGMFLERPDYGTYTGFDLTAYVLPFLFILEINAFVVGALFFSLMAFFKKMPIIYLGGISLFVLYSLAGSLLSDIDYQWLSTYLDPFGSRVFSFVKKYWSINELNTFQLPIYGKFLTNRLLWLGFGLLLLGFTVFKFSYQGFLVVSKKKSKESDVSYEPKGPFAIKQVFSKAAERQKLFSLAKIEFLSILKDPIFIILSIIGVIVAIFTIYQANSLYGTPNLPLTRYTVTYISGGILLLSVIILIIYSGEAVHRTRSNKTFIFYDALPISNTSLYASKLTALIGISLLLTLLNVVIGMLYQLFNGYVGFELEMSLTYNFTVVLPIFLATTLLAFFVHVLINNKFLGHFIVIILYVGIPIFMTFAIKSTNPMWSFPSTTPLFLSDISGFGHYLPGILWLNLYWILLTGLLAIIGSLFWTRGFFTGFKERWKLATSRFTYKTALVLAVVGITFFSVAGYSYYNIAVLNYNETSSYGEKLNAEAEKKYGKYLNAAHPQVTDVEANIDIFPEERNISATGTFTVTNTYDKAIDTLMLNIQHPTHDTRITKVLYKGQTLEPVVSDREYRMYFYKLPSPMYPKDTTQLQIEMFAETKGFANSLETEILENGTFFRHTIFPSFHYERTLIDNGVRTKYGLKKLDFINPPRTDSVALSTNLFNKDSHYVTFKATISTAEDQIALAPGKLVKTWKEEGRSFYSYELESKTDLFFNIISARYEVTKDKWISPKGKKVTVEIYHSPKHTRNLDYFIKGVQKALTYCSENFMEYPNSVIRVVEFPAHTTFAQSFATTIPYSEDFGFSANFEKAEDLNYAFTITAHEVGHQWWGHIVTPSNTRGANIISETLAEYVNLMTMKEEYGENSIKIFLKYALDTYLHQRSFSFKPERPIIDVETGQHIWYQKGSMVMYLIQDLIGEDTVNTALKEFLNEYKYFEKGIYPTSEDFYQAIYEVTPDSLKYVVDDGFKEIVLYENRVTKAETKQLPDETFETTFTVTSKKTYYDDTGKEKRVDSTANYIDIGVFGEDIEDEQEVPSKNPFYFKTKALPLGESTFTVVTKQKPVKAGIDPYNKLIDRNSDDNLMFVEEK, from the coding sequence ATGAAAGAAATTTTTCAATTTGAATTACAATACAGGTTTGGCCGTCCGGCGACCTGGATTTATTGCGCTTTAGGGTTTTTAATTGCCGTTTTAATAAGTGCTTTCGACAAGTCCGGTACGGCAGAATTTGTAAATAGTCCTAATAGCATTGCAAGAAATATCGGAACGGTTTCTGTAATTTCCCTTTTCTTCTATGCCGCGATTATGGGAGTGCCTATTTACCGGGATCAGGATCATAAAACGGCTCAGACCTATTTTACCTTTCCTATCCCTGAAAAATCCTACGTATTAGGTCGGTTTTTAGGGAGTTTTACGATTGTTACTATCCTAAATCTCTTCGTTGTGCTGGGGATGATGATTGGATATGCTATAGGAATGTTCTTAGAAAGACCGGATTACGGAACCTATACTGGTTTTGACCTGACAGCTTACGTATTGCCTTTTCTTTTTATTTTAGAGATTAATGCTTTTGTAGTAGGGGCTTTATTCTTTAGCTTAATGGCTTTTTTTAAAAAAATGCCTATTATTTATTTGGGCGGAATTTCGCTTTTTGTACTCTATAGCCTGGCTGGTAGTTTGCTTAGTGACATAGATTATCAATGGTTAAGTACCTATTTAGATCCGTTCGGAAGCAGGGTGTTTTCTTTTGTCAAGAAATATTGGTCTATCAATGAACTCAATACGTTCCAACTGCCTATTTATGGTAAATTTTTGACGAACCGTTTGTTATGGTTAGGGTTCGGGTTACTTTTACTGGGATTTACCGTATTTAAATTTAGTTACCAAGGCTTTTTAGTGGTTTCAAAAAAGAAGTCAAAGGAATCGGATGTATCCTACGAACCTAAAGGACCTTTTGCTATAAAACAGGTGTTTTCAAAAGCTGCAGAACGTCAAAAATTATTTTCGCTTGCCAAAATTGAATTTTTATCTATTTTAAAAGATCCGATTTTTATTATCCTTTCGATCATTGGCGTTATCGTGGCTATTTTTACAATTTATCAGGCAAATAGTTTGTATGGCACGCCTAATTTGCCTTTGACCCGGTATACGGTTACGTATATTTCAGGTGGAATTTTATTACTCTCTGTAATTATTTTAATTATTTATTCGGGGGAAGCGGTGCATCGTACCCGTTCTAATAAAACCTTCATTTTTTATGATGCTTTACCTATATCTAATACCAGTTTATATGCTTCTAAGCTAACGGCACTGATAGGAATTTCTTTATTACTTACGTTATTAAATGTGGTTATCGGAATGCTTTATCAGCTTTTTAACGGATATGTTGGTTTTGAACTAGAAATGTCACTCACCTATAACTTTACCGTGGTTTTACCCATATTTTTAGCTACTACCCTCCTTGCTTTTTTTGTTCATGTATTGATCAACAATAAATTCTTAGGTCATTTTATAGTGATTATCCTATACGTAGGTATTCCCATATTTATGACGTTTGCAATTAAGAGTACCAACCCTATGTGGTCCTTTCCTTCTACTACTCCTTTATTTCTAAGTGATATTAGTGGTTTTGGGCATTATCTTCCTGGTATTTTATGGTTAAATTTATATTGGATTTTATTAACCGGTTTACTGGCTATTATCGGGAGTTTATTCTGGACCCGGGGTTTCTTTACCGGATTTAAAGAACGCTGGAAACTGGCAACTTCGCGCTTTACTTATAAAACCGCTCTGGTACTGGCAGTTGTCGGAATTACTTTCTTTTCAGTAGCAGGCTATAGTTACTATAATATTGCTGTTTTAAATTATAATGAGACTAGTAGTTATGGTGAAAAACTAAATGCAGAAGCCGAAAAAAAATACGGGAAATACCTGAATGCAGCACATCCGCAAGTTACAGATGTTGAGGCAAACATCGATATATTTCCGGAAGAACGTAATATTAGTGCTACTGGAACATTTACAGTGACAAATACCTATGATAAAGCCATAGACACACTTATGCTTAATATTCAGCATCCTACACACGATACCCGGATTACTAAAGTATTATACAAAGGGCAAACGCTGGAACCCGTAGTTTCTGATAGAGAATATCGTATGTATTTCTATAAACTGCCCAGTCCGATGTATCCTAAAGATACTACACAGCTACAAATTGAAATGTTTGCGGAAACCAAAGGTTTTGCGAACTCCCTGGAAACTGAAATTTTAGAAAACGGTACGTTTTTCAGGCATACTATTTTTCCCAGCTTTCATTATGAACGAACGCTAATAGATAACGGAGTACGGACTAAATACGGGTTAAAAAAGCTGGATTTTATAAATCCGCCTAGAACAGATTCAGTTGCTTTGAGTACGAACCTTTTTAATAAAGACAGTCATTATGTTACTTTTAAAGCAACAATTAGTACCGCAGAAGATCAAATTGCCTTAGCACCCGGTAAATTGGTAAAAACTTGGAAAGAAGAAGGACGATCCTTTTATAGCTACGAATTAGAATCAAAAACAGACCTGTTTTTTAATATCATTTCCGCAAGGTATGAAGTCACTAAAGATAAATGGATTTCGCCTAAAGGAAAAAAAGTAACTGTTGAAATTTATCATTCTCCGAAGCATACCCGTAACCTGGATTACTTTATAAAGGGCGTACAAAAAGCTCTGACCTATTGTTCTGAAAATTTTATGGAATATCCCAACTCTGTAATTAGAGTTGTAGAATTCCCGGCACATACTACCTTTGCACAGTCTTTTGCCACCACGATTCCTTACTCAGAAGATTTTGGCTTTTCGGCTAATTTTGAGAAAGCTGAAGATCTAAATTATGCTTTTACCATTACCGCTCATGAAGTCGGACATCAATGGTGGGGGCATATCGTAACGCCCAGTAATACACGTGGCGCCAATATTATCAGTGAAACCCTGGCAGAATACGTAAACTTAATGACGATGAAAGAAGAATACGGTGAAAACAGTATTAAAATCTTTCTAAAATACGCCTTAGACACGTATTTACATCAACGTTCCTTTAGCTTTAAACCCGAAAGACCTATAATTGATGTGGAAACGGGTCAACATATCTGGTATCAAAAAGGTTCTATGGTGATGTACTTAATCCAGGATTTAATTGGGGAAGATACTGTCAACACTGCTCTAAAAGAATTTCTGAATGAATATAAATATTTTGAAAAGGGTATCTATCCAACTTCCGAAGATTTTTACCAAGCTATCTATGAAGTAACGCCGGATTCTTTAAAATACGTCGTAGATGATGGTTTTAAAGAAATTGTATTATATGAAAACCGGGTAACCAAAGCTGAAACTAAGCAATTACCAGATGAAACCTTTGAAACCACATTTACCGTTACTTCAAAGAAAACTTATTATGATGATACCGGAAAAGAGAAACGAGTGGATTCTACGGCTAATTATATAGATATTGGGGTTTTTGGGGAAGATATTGAGGACGAACAGGAAGTTCCGAGTAAAAACCCTTTTTATTTTAAAACTAAAGCTTTACCTCTTGGGGAATCTACTTTTACAGTCGTTACTAAACAAAAGCCTGTAAAAGCTGGGATCGATCCTTATAACAAGTTAATCGACCGAAATTCTGATGATAACCTGATGTTTGTTGAGGAGAAGTAG
- a CDS encoding ABC transporter ATP-binding protein yields MLNIQNLNKQYPNGTKALQDVNLTLDKGMFGLLGPNGAGKSSLMRTIATLQQADSGSIVFNDVDVFEQPDEIRKILGYLPQDFGVYPKISAEAMLQHIAKVKGITNATERKNYVLDLLQKVNLYKFRKRNLGDFSGGMRQRFGIAQALIGNPQLIIVDEPTAGLDPLERNRFHNLLSELGEEAVVILSTHIVDDVSNLCENMAVFYEGRILVQGQPQELSSSLDGKVFTRSIAKDELESYQEKYVVLSNYLKAGKLHINVFSELPPGEGFQTVTNNLEDFYFYTIYKDTKPVAEQVPDSLA; encoded by the coding sequence ATGTTAAACATTCAGAATTTAAATAAACAATATCCTAACGGAACCAAAGCGCTACAGGATGTCAACCTAACCTTAGACAAAGGTATGTTTGGTTTACTGGGACCTAATGGTGCCGGTAAATCCAGTTTGATGCGTACCATTGCCACTTTACAACAAGCGGATTCCGGTAGCATCGTTTTTAATGATGTGGATGTATTTGAACAACCTGATGAAATCCGAAAAATCCTGGGTTATTTACCACAGGATTTTGGAGTATATCCTAAAATTTCTGCGGAAGCCATGTTACAACATATTGCTAAAGTTAAAGGGATTACCAATGCTACTGAACGAAAGAATTATGTATTAGATTTATTACAAAAGGTAAACCTCTATAAATTCAGAAAACGAAATCTGGGGGATTTTTCTGGGGGGATGCGCCAGCGTTTTGGGATTGCTCAAGCCTTGATTGGTAATCCGCAGTTAATTATTGTTGATGAACCTACAGCTGGGTTAGACCCTTTGGAACGAAACCGTTTCCATAATCTATTAAGTGAACTGGGCGAGGAAGCCGTGGTTATTTTATCTACGCATATCGTTGATGATGTTTCTAATTTATGTGAAAACATGGCGGTTTTTTATGAAGGCCGAATTTTAGTGCAAGGACAACCACAGGAATTATCTTCGTCGCTAGACGGAAAGGTATTTACCCGAAGTATTGCAAAAGATGAACTGGAATCCTATCAGGAAAAATATGTTGTTCTTAGTAATTACCTGAAAGCAGGAAAATTACATATTAATGTTTTTAGTGAATTACCTCCTGGAGAAGGTTTTCAAACAGTTACAAATAACCTGGAGGATTTTTATTTTTATACGATTTACAAAGATACCAAACCGGTAGCGGAGCAAGTTCCGGATTCTTTAGCCTAA